A stretch of the Microtus ochrogaster isolate Prairie Vole_2 chromosome X, MicOch1.0, whole genome shotgun sequence genome encodes the following:
- the LOC101986587 gene encoding protein FAM47A-like translates to MGEQRLPWNRPQQVLQPMPLGMTSKPWFKDRLPSKCFPKHKQEKLKFPTSLDGRRWVFVKEGLDDFRKGCPPFEGMILRGRKEGFLPTISHRVGRRSRKSQKKMCQDISLFSSLSLAQQARQLFVKRTEENLSQHPLAFCHLDEGISEDLLLNVLEVLDPDQELEEKWDYFEGHSKWMNLDIAAEKCPPTKFDLDPPKFPGSRKHGVHHENKPKKQDSGESRYYRYIPKGVYDFCEWVKSFGDLSIHENFMMKQFDIGYEYKPSYEDSAIKKISLLPPELRICSRLSRVKEIRFSIQEAKFERKLQKKDPYKSNRGKIRYGAWYLKPDLWRKLVNDEPLMDPEELFEPQGETYSKPDIIEDLYGTIAFKDFIISKGYTMPSILEKLFMRKGWTYDTINTPIPRVLKAHELIMQKKDEDYDDEND, encoded by the coding sequence ATGGGCGAGCAACGGCTGCCTTGGAATCGCCCCCAGCAAGTACTTCAGCCAATGCCTCTAGGCATGACCTCCAAGCCCTGGTTCAAGGACAGGCTGCCTTCTAAGTGTTTTCCGAAGCACAAACAGGAAAAACTGAAGTTCCCTACCTCTCTGGATGGCCGGCGCTGGGTGTTTGTGAAGGAAGGCTTGGACGATTTCAGGAAGGGCTGTCCACCTTTTGAAGGCATGATCCTTCGTGGACGCAAAGAGGGCTTTCTCCCCACAATTTCTCATAGAGTCGGCCGCAGATCCAGgaagagtcagaaaaaaatgtgCCAGGACATAAGCCTGTTTTCATCGCTGTCACTGGCCCAGCAAGCACGCCAGTTGTTTGTAAAGAGAACCGAAGAAAACTTGAGCCAGCATCCCTTGGCATTCTGCCACCTGGATGAAGGAATTTCTGAAGATCTCTTATTAAATGTGCTGGAAGTCCTTGACCCTGACCAGGAGTTAGAGGAGAAGTGGGATTATTTTGAGGGCCACAGTAAATGGATGAATTTGGATATTGCTGCTGAGAAATGCCCTCCCACAAAATTTGACTTGGATCCTCCAAAGTTTCCTGGGTCACGTAAACATGGTGTGCATCATGAAAACAAGCCCAAAAAACAGGACTCTGGTGAGTCTCGTTATTACCGGTACATACCGAAAGGAGTCTATGATTTCTGTGAATGGGTCAAATCATTTGGAGACCTCAGCATtcatgaaaatttcatgatgaaGCAATTTGACATTGGCTATGAGTACAAACCAAGCTATGAAGATTCTGCCATCAAAAAAATTAGCCTGCTTCCTCCTGAGCTCAGAATCTGCAGCAGGCTGAGCAGAGTGAAAGAGATCAGATTCTCCATACAGGAGGCAAAATTTGAAAGGAAACTCCAAAAAAAAGATCCTTACAAGTCCAACAGGGGTAAGATTAGATATGGAGCATGGTACCTGAAGCCTGATCTGTGGAGAAAGCTAGTAAATGATGAGCCTTTGATGGATCCTGAAGAGTTATTTGAACCTCAAGGTGAAACGTATAGTAAGCCAGACATCATTGAAGACCTTTATGGAACTATTGCCTTTAAGGATTTCATCATAAGTAAAGGCTACACTATGCCAAGCATCCTTGAGAAGTTGTTTATGAGGAAAGGATGGACTTATGACACTATCAACACTCCAATACCAAGAGTACTAAAAGCCCATGAATTGATCATGCAGAAAAAGGATGAAGATTATGATGATGAAAATGACTAG